From one Amycolatopsis sp. FDAARGOS 1241 genomic stretch:
- a CDS encoding amidase, with protein sequence MELADLTAVELVAGYRSRELSPVDVTESVLARIEAREPSLQALYEYDAASARSAAKESAARWHAGEPLGPVDGVPLTLKENIATRGTPVPLGTAATALSPAAADAPAAARVRESGAVLLAKTTMPDYGMLTSGLSSFHEASRNPWDLSRTPGGSSAGAAAAAAAGYGPLHVGTDIGGSIRLPAGWCGLVGLKPSFGRVPVDPPFLGRVAGPLTRTVADTALLMGVLSAPDARDHLSLPPALLDWSALDGSLRGLRVGLHLDAGVGLPVSPEILSAVTAAAQVFEAAGAVVEPVDPFLTRELLDGLDVFWRVRAWSDLLALPEDRRARVLPYIATWAAGGAAASGVDTYRGFTCIDRMSVAALRATAGFDLVLSPTCAVSAPPFDHASPTNDPQRPFEHIPFTVPYNMSGQPAVSLNCGYTSDGQPIGLQLAGPRFADVELLRAAAAYEQLRPQQRAWPVS encoded by the coding sequence ATGGAGTTGGCTGATCTGACCGCGGTGGAGCTCGTCGCAGGGTACCGCTCGCGCGAGCTGTCGCCCGTCGACGTGACCGAGTCCGTGCTGGCGCGCATAGAGGCACGCGAACCTTCGCTGCAAGCGCTGTACGAGTACGACGCGGCTTCGGCGCGCTCCGCGGCCAAGGAGTCGGCGGCGCGCTGGCACGCCGGCGAACCGCTGGGCCCGGTCGACGGCGTCCCGCTGACGCTGAAGGAGAACATCGCGACGCGCGGCACGCCGGTCCCCCTGGGCACCGCGGCGACCGCGCTGTCGCCCGCCGCCGCCGACGCACCGGCCGCCGCGCGCGTCCGCGAATCCGGCGCGGTGCTGCTGGCCAAAACGACCATGCCGGACTACGGGATGCTCACTTCCGGACTGTCGAGTTTCCACGAGGCTTCCCGCAATCCGTGGGACCTCTCGCGGACCCCGGGCGGCTCCAGCGCCGGCGCCGCCGCGGCCGCCGCGGCGGGCTACGGACCCCTCCACGTCGGCACCGACATCGGCGGCTCCATCCGCCTGCCCGCCGGCTGGTGCGGGTTGGTGGGCCTGAAGCCGAGCTTCGGCCGCGTGCCGGTGGACCCGCCGTTCCTCGGCCGCGTCGCCGGCCCGCTGACCAGGACCGTCGCGGACACCGCACTGCTGATGGGCGTGCTGTCGGCACCGGACGCGCGCGATCACCTGAGCCTGCCGCCGGCGCTGCTGGACTGGTCCGCGCTCGACGGCTCGCTGCGCGGCCTGCGCGTCGGCCTGCACCTCGACGCGGGAGTCGGGCTGCCCGTGTCCCCGGAGATCCTTTCGGCGGTCACCGCCGCGGCGCAGGTCTTCGAGGCCGCGGGTGCCGTCGTGGAACCGGTCGACCCGTTCCTCACGCGCGAACTGCTCGACGGCTTGGACGTGTTCTGGCGCGTGCGCGCGTGGTCGGACCTGCTGGCGCTGCCCGAGGACCGCCGCGCCCGGGTGCTGCCCTACATCGCGACTTGGGCCGCCGGCGGCGCGGCAGCGTCCGGAGTGGACACCTACCGCGGTTTCACCTGCATCGACCGCATGAGCGTCGCCGCGCTGCGCGCCACGGCCGGCTTCGACCTCGTGCTCTCCCCGACCTGCGCCGTCTCGGCCCCGCCCTTCGACCACGCGTCGCCGACCAACGACCCGCAGCGCCCGTTCGAGCACATCCCCTTCACGGTGCCGTACAACATGTCGGGCCAGCCCGCGGTGTCGCTGAACTGCGGCTACACGAGCGACGGACAGCCCATCGGCCTGCAGCTCGCGGGCCCGCGCTTCGCCGACGTCGAACTCCTGCGCGCGGCGGCCGCGTACGAGCAATTGCGGCCGCAGCAGCGCGCCTGGCCGGTCAGCTGA
- a CDS encoding amino acid deaminase/aldolase, protein MRFAFQALLSYRKSVTTTSHGYDLATKDLDPPFAIVDLDAFDANADDLLRRAAGKPIRVVSKSVRCRYLLERVLERDGFEGLMCYSLAEAVWHVEQGTTRDVVVAYPTADHEALRRLAASDEARAAITIMVDSTEHLDLVDAALGHGHPDIRVCLELDASWRPLPGVHVGTRRSPVFTVKQAVSLARAIAGRPGFVLTGLMAYEGQIAGLGDAARGGVSDAVIGWMQRRSAAELSRRRGAVVRAVRDLADLEFVNGGGTGSVESTGAESAVTEIAAGSGLVAPTLFDGYSRFQPRPAALFALPVVRRPARDVATLFSGGYIASGPAGASRVPSPYYPEALKLLGFEGAGEVQTPVTGAGARTLRLGDRVWLRHAKAGELAERFDHYHLVRDSQVDRTVPTYRGEHKNFG, encoded by the coding sequence ATGAGATTCGCGTTTCAAGCGTTGTTGTCGTACCGTAAGTCCGTGACCACCACTTCTCACGGGTACGACCTGGCGACGAAGGACCTCGATCCGCCCTTCGCGATCGTCGACCTGGACGCGTTCGACGCGAACGCCGACGACTTGCTCCGCCGCGCCGCGGGCAAGCCGATCCGGGTGGTCAGCAAATCGGTGCGGTGCCGCTACCTGCTGGAACGCGTGCTCGAACGCGACGGCTTCGAAGGCCTGATGTGCTACTCGCTCGCCGAGGCCGTGTGGCACGTCGAGCAGGGCACCACCCGCGACGTCGTCGTCGCCTACCCGACGGCCGACCACGAAGCGTTGCGTCGCCTCGCCGCGTCCGACGAAGCGCGCGCAGCCATCACGATCATGGTCGACTCGACCGAGCACCTGGACCTCGTCGACGCCGCCCTCGGCCACGGCCACCCGGACATCCGCGTGTGCCTCGAACTCGACGCATCGTGGCGCCCGCTGCCCGGCGTGCACGTCGGCACTCGGCGTTCGCCGGTGTTCACCGTGAAACAAGCCGTCTCGCTCGCCCGCGCGATCGCCGGCAGGCCGGGTTTCGTGCTCACCGGCCTGATGGCGTACGAAGGCCAGATCGCCGGCCTCGGCGACGCGGCCCGCGGCGGCGTGTCGGACGCCGTGATCGGCTGGATGCAGCGCCGGTCTGCCGCCGAGCTCTCTCGCCGCCGCGGTGCCGTGGTCCGCGCCGTCCGCGATCTGGCCGACCTCGAGTTCGTCAACGGCGGCGGCACCGGCAGCGTCGAATCGACCGGCGCGGAATCCGCCGTCACCGAGATCGCCGCCGGCTCGGGCCTCGTCGCCCCGACGCTCTTCGACGGATACTCCCGTTTCCAGCCGCGCCCCGCCGCGCTCTTCGCGCTGCCTGTCGTGCGCCGCCCCGCCCGCGATGTCGCGACCCTGTTCTCCGGCGGCTACATCGCTTCCGGTCCGGCCGGCGCGTCGCGCGTCCCCTCGCCGTACTACCCCGAAGCCCTGAAGCTGCTCGGTTTCGAAGGTGCGGGCGAGGTCCAGACCCCCGTCACGGGCGCCGGCGCCCGCACCCTGCGCCTCGGCGACCGGGTCTGGCTCCGCCACGCGAAGGCCGGCGAACTCGCCGAACGCTTCGACCACTACCACCTCGTCCGCGACTCCCAGGTCGACCGCACCGTCCCGACTTATCGGGGTGAACACAAGAACTTCGGCTGA
- a CDS encoding CoA ester lyase: MPQVRPRRSVLYMPGANERALEKAKTLPADALILDLEDAVAPDAKEAARERVCAALGDYGDREVAIRVNGLDTEWHDADLRAAAAAGPAAVVVPKVGSVADVHNIERALELGGAPERTKVWAMLETPGALLRAADIAAASQRLTVLVLGTNDLAKELHAAFVPGRGPLLASLSLAVLGARAAGKVVLDGVYNDVKDASGFEAECRQGREFGFDGKTLIHPSQIEPCNRIFAPSAAEVDHARRVIAAFDEARAAGRGVVTVDGRMVENLHVEEAQRVLALAEAVS, translated from the coding sequence ATGCCGCAGGTCCGCCCCCGCCGATCGGTGCTCTACATGCCGGGCGCCAACGAACGCGCGCTCGAGAAGGCGAAGACCCTGCCGGCCGACGCGCTCATCCTGGACCTCGAAGACGCCGTCGCACCCGACGCGAAGGAAGCCGCGCGCGAGCGGGTGTGCGCCGCGCTGGGCGACTACGGCGACCGCGAAGTGGCCATCCGCGTGAACGGCCTCGACACCGAATGGCACGACGCCGACCTGCGGGCCGCCGCGGCGGCCGGTCCCGCCGCCGTGGTCGTGCCGAAGGTCGGCTCGGTGGCCGACGTGCACAACATCGAACGCGCCCTCGAACTCGGCGGCGCGCCCGAGCGCACGAAGGTCTGGGCGATGCTCGAGACCCCCGGCGCGCTCCTGCGGGCTGCCGACATCGCCGCCGCCTCGCAGCGCCTGACCGTGCTCGTGCTGGGCACGAACGACCTGGCCAAGGAGCTGCACGCCGCGTTCGTCCCGGGGCGAGGACCGCTGCTGGCGAGCCTGTCGCTCGCCGTGCTCGGGGCCCGCGCCGCGGGCAAGGTCGTCCTCGACGGCGTCTACAACGACGTGAAGGACGCTTCGGGTTTCGAGGCCGAATGCCGGCAGGGCCGCGAGTTCGGCTTCGACGGCAAGACGCTCATCCACCCGTCGCAGATCGAGCCGTGCAACCGGATCTTCGCGCCGTCGGCGGCCGAGGTCGACCACGCGCGCCGCGTGATCGCGGCGTTCGACGAGGCCCGCGCCGCCGGCCGCGGCGTGGTCACGGTCGACGGGCGGATGGTCGAAAACCTGCACGTCGAGGAAGCGCAGCGCGTGCTGGCGCTCGCCGAAGCCGTCAGCTGA
- a CDS encoding SDR family NAD(P)-dependent oxidoreductase: MNYENLFRLDGRRAVVLGGGSGIGREAARALAAHGAHVICADRDVAAARETGVGEAYEIDLLVPGAVTRAAAELGELDVVVLTAGVNVRKRLLDYTREEFDRVVELNLGVAFEVVRAFGGPMVERGRGSIIGFSSIRGTTVEPGQGPYAATKGGLVQLFRTAAAEFGPAGVRVNAIAPGVVETPLTAQIKSSPDWYDAYAAKGALGRWARADELAGAVVYLASDASTFVTGSVLAVDGGWTAVDGRFEPPAS; encoded by the coding sequence GTGAACTACGAGAACCTGTTCCGGCTGGACGGCCGCCGCGCCGTGGTGCTCGGCGGTGGCAGCGGGATCGGCCGCGAGGCCGCGCGGGCCCTCGCCGCGCACGGCGCGCACGTGATCTGCGCGGACCGCGATGTCGCCGCAGCCCGCGAGACGGGCGTCGGAGAGGCGTACGAGATCGACCTGCTAGTACCGGGGGCGGTCACGCGCGCGGCTGCGGAGCTGGGGGAGCTGGACGTCGTGGTGCTCACGGCCGGCGTCAACGTGCGCAAACGCTTGCTGGACTACACGCGCGAGGAGTTCGACCGCGTCGTCGAGCTGAACCTGGGCGTCGCGTTCGAGGTGGTGCGGGCGTTCGGCGGGCCGATGGTCGAGCGCGGGCGCGGTAGCATCATCGGCTTCTCGTCGATCCGCGGCACCACCGTCGAGCCGGGCCAGGGCCCGTACGCGGCGACGAAGGGCGGGCTCGTGCAGCTGTTCCGCACGGCCGCTGCGGAGTTCGGACCCGCGGGCGTGCGCGTGAACGCCATCGCGCCCGGTGTCGTCGAGACCCCGCTGACCGCGCAGATCAAGTCCAGCCCCGATTGGTACGACGCGTACGCGGCGAAGGGCGCGCTGGGCCGCTGGGCGCGGGCCGACGAGCTGGCCGGCGCCGTCGTGTACCTCGCTTCGGACGCTTCGACGTTCGTCACGGGCTCCGTGCTCGCCGTCGACGGCGGCTGGACCGCCGTCGACGGGCGTTTCGAACCACCCGCTTCGTGA
- a CDS encoding aldehyde dehydrogenase family protein produces the protein MPEYPAGLPIGSGWISTVDTAEVVFPYDGSVAGIAPVGTAQLATRAIDEAGAVAREVAALPSRERRALLNGVAAALREHREEFERLLVLETGKPLVDCRVEIARTIVTWEAAAEEVSRLHGETVPLDLLPSGDGLVGFWKRKPIGVVVGIAGFNYPVLLASHKIAPAIAAGCPVVLKPAPQTPLATLWLVHLVRSLAPIPAMVQLVTGDATVGSALVTDRRIGAVSFTGSAAVGHRIARDAAPTKTLLELGSNAALVVAGDADLDAAADAVLRGGFYASGQACISVQRVVVVASVAEEFTAKVLARLGELTVGDPRLETTRVSKLIDRRSTERVREWVDKAIAAGARVLAGGGLRDDVLEPTVLADVPDGAECWDEEVFGPVVCVRTVSDVDEAFAAVNASRYGLHASVYSRSLNTALRALDELEVGGVVVNEVPGFRSDTMPYGGVKDSGIGREGPRFAVEELTVTRMAVLRP, from the coding sequence ATGCCTGAATACCCCGCGGGGTTGCCGATCGGCTCCGGCTGGATATCCACAGTGGACACGGCGGAGGTCGTGTTCCCCTACGACGGCAGCGTGGCCGGCATCGCGCCCGTCGGCACGGCGCAGCTCGCCACGCGGGCGATCGACGAGGCCGGCGCCGTCGCGCGCGAGGTGGCGGCGCTGCCGTCGCGCGAGCGCCGGGCGCTGTTGAACGGCGTGGCCGCCGCGCTGCGCGAGCACCGCGAGGAGTTCGAGCGGCTGCTGGTGCTGGAGACCGGGAAACCGCTCGTCGACTGCCGGGTGGAGATCGCGCGCACGATCGTCACGTGGGAAGCGGCGGCCGAAGAGGTGTCGCGGCTGCACGGCGAAACGGTGCCGCTGGACCTGCTGCCCTCGGGCGACGGGCTGGTCGGGTTCTGGAAGCGCAAGCCGATCGGGGTCGTCGTCGGGATCGCCGGGTTCAACTACCCGGTGCTGCTGGCATCGCACAAGATCGCGCCGGCGATCGCCGCGGGCTGCCCGGTGGTGCTGAAGCCGGCGCCGCAGACGCCGCTGGCCACGTTGTGGCTGGTGCACCTCGTGCGGTCGCTCGCGCCGATCCCGGCGATGGTGCAGCTGGTGACCGGCGACGCCACCGTGGGCTCGGCGCTGGTCACCGACCGGCGGATCGGCGCGGTGTCGTTCACCGGCTCGGCGGCCGTCGGCCACCGGATCGCCCGCGACGCGGCGCCGACAAAGACGTTGCTGGAGCTGGGTTCCAACGCCGCCCTCGTGGTCGCCGGGGACGCGGATCTCGACGCGGCGGCCGACGCCGTGCTGCGTGGCGGGTTCTACGCGTCGGGCCAGGCGTGCATCTCGGTGCAGCGGGTGGTGGTGGTCGCGTCGGTGGCCGAGGAGTTCACGGCGAAGGTGCTGGCGCGGCTGGGCGAGCTGACCGTCGGTGACCCGCGGCTCGAGACCACCCGGGTGTCGAAGCTGATCGACCGGCGCTCTACTGAGCGCGTGCGGGAGTGGGTCGACAAGGCCATCGCCGCCGGCGCACGGGTACTCGCGGGCGGCGGCCTGCGTGACGACGTGCTGGAGCCGACGGTGCTCGCCGACGTGCCCGACGGCGCCGAGTGCTGGGACGAGGAAGTGTTCGGCCCCGTGGTCTGCGTGCGCACCGTGTCCGATGTGGACGAAGCGTTCGCGGCGGTCAACGCTTCGCGCTACGGGTTGCACGCCAGCGTGTACAGCCGTTCCCTGAACACGGCGTTGCGCGCGCTCGACGAGCTCGAGGTCGGCGGAGTGGTCGTGAACGAGGTGCCCGGCTTCCGCTCGGACACCATGCCGTACGGCGGGGTGAAGGACTCCGGCATCGGCCGAGAAGGCCCGCGGTTCGCCGTGGAAGAGCTGACTGTGACGAGGATGGCGGTGCTGCGCCCGTGA
- a CDS encoding ABC transporter ATP-binding protein, translating to MTLTVKGLQVGDLVRDVSFEIGAGERVGLIGESGSGKSLTALSIMGLLPEGLRATGSVRLDDRELLDASEKDLSQLRGNGLSMVFQEPMTALNPAMRVGRQVTEPFRVHGLRGRPAEELLAAVGLPGTARAYPHQLSGGQRQRVVLAMALANEPSLLICDEPTTALDVTVQAQILALLKSSLSAESALLFITHDLAVVASVCERVLVMLDGEIVERGSTRDVLTKPQHEYTKSLLAASDLDGAAR from the coding sequence ATGACGCTCACAGTGAAGGGCCTGCAGGTCGGCGACCTGGTACGCGACGTGTCGTTCGAGATCGGCGCCGGCGAGCGCGTCGGGCTCATCGGCGAGTCGGGGTCGGGCAAATCGCTCACCGCTTTGTCGATCATGGGCCTGCTGCCCGAAGGCCTGCGAGCGACGGGTTCGGTGCGGCTGGACGATCGCGAGCTGCTGGATGCGTCCGAAAAGGACTTGTCCCAGCTGCGCGGCAACGGGTTGTCGATGGTGTTCCAGGAGCCGATGACGGCGCTGAACCCGGCGATGCGCGTCGGCCGGCAGGTCACGGAGCCGTTCCGCGTGCACGGGCTGCGCGGGCGGCCGGCCGAGGAGCTGCTGGCGGCGGTCGGGCTGCCGGGCACCGCGCGGGCGTACCCGCACCAGCTCTCCGGTGGGCAGCGGCAGCGCGTGGTGCTCGCGATGGCGCTGGCCAACGAGCCGTCGCTGCTGATCTGCGACGAGCCGACGACGGCCCTCGACGTGACGGTGCAGGCGCAGATCCTGGCGTTGCTCAAGAGCTCCTTGTCCGCCGAGTCGGCGCTGCTGTTCATCACGCACGACCTGGCGGTGGTGGCGTCGGTGTGCGAACGCGTGCTGGTGATGCTGGACGGCGAGATCGTGGAACGCGGGTCGACTCGGGACGTGCTCACCAAGCCGCAGCACGAGTACACGAAGTCCCTGCTGGCCGCCTCTGATCTGGACGGGGCGGCCCGATGA
- a CDS encoding ribose-phosphate pyrophosphokinase, producing the protein MRDIAIFSGSAHPELAAEICTHLGVPLLPVQVERFANDCLQVQLQANCRERDVFLIQPLVRPVQEHLVELLLMLDAARGASAARTTVVMPHYAYARSDKKDAPRISIGGRLVADLMVTAGANRVLAMTLHSPQVHGFFSVPVDHLHALHELARHFRQYDLSNATVVSPDLGNAKEAAHFARLLGVRVASGTKQRYADDRVEITSVIGDITGRDVIVLDDEIARGSTVLELLDRLRELGPRSIRVACTHGLFADKAIDRIGSQEDVLEIVCTNTVPVPFEERTEKLKILSIAPAMAEAMRRIHNGESVSSLFEPN; encoded by the coding sequence TTGCGGGACATCGCGATTTTCAGCGGTAGCGCTCATCCCGAACTGGCGGCGGAGATCTGCACCCACCTCGGGGTACCGCTGCTCCCGGTCCAAGTCGAACGCTTCGCCAACGACTGCCTCCAAGTCCAGCTGCAGGCCAACTGCCGCGAGCGCGACGTCTTCCTCATCCAGCCGCTGGTCCGCCCGGTGCAGGAGCACCTGGTCGAGCTGCTGCTGATGCTCGACGCCGCCCGCGGCGCGTCCGCGGCTCGCACCACCGTCGTCATGCCGCACTACGCGTACGCGCGCTCCGACAAGAAGGACGCGCCACGCATCTCCATCGGCGGCCGCCTCGTCGCGGACCTGATGGTGACCGCGGGGGCGAACCGCGTGCTGGCCATGACGCTGCATTCGCCCCAGGTCCACGGCTTCTTCTCCGTGCCCGTCGACCACCTGCACGCGCTGCACGAGCTGGCTCGCCACTTCCGCCAGTACGACCTCTCCAACGCCACCGTCGTCTCGCCGGACCTCGGCAACGCGAAGGAAGCGGCGCACTTCGCGCGGCTGCTCGGCGTGCGCGTCGCGTCCGGTACGAAGCAGCGCTACGCCGACGACCGCGTGGAGATCACGTCGGTGATCGGCGACATCACCGGCCGCGACGTGATCGTGCTCGACGACGAGATCGCGCGCGGCAGCACCGTGCTGGAGCTGCTCGACCGGCTGCGCGAGCTCGGACCGCGGTCCATCCGAGTCGCCTGCACCCACGGCCTGTTCGCCGACAAGGCGATCGACCGCATCGGCAGCCAGGAGGACGTCTTGGAGATCGTCTGCACCAATACCGTCCCGGTGCCGTTCGAGGAACGCACCGAAAAGCTGAAGATCCTCTCGATCGCGCCGGCGATGGCCGAGGCGATGCGGCGGATCCACAACGGCGAGTCGGTCAGCTCGCTGTTCGAGCCGAACTGA
- a CDS encoding ABC transporter ATP-binding protein, giving the protein MSALIEVRDLHRKYARRDVHALRGVSFDVEAGQRFGIVGESGSGKSTLVRLLAALDRPTSGTVSFQGRRIDDQPERKLGFLRTSLQIVFQDPMGSLDPRMRVRDIVSEPLGHRDPERVGELLAAVGLPPDAASRYPHQFSGGQRQRISIARALAPNPSVLVADEPVSALDVSVRKQILDLLARLVEEFSLTLVFVSHDLGVVRHVCDRVAVMRRGEIVELGDVEEVYGTPRHEYTRELLAAAPNLRAELARLSGGSAEDA; this is encoded by the coding sequence ATGAGCGCGTTGATCGAGGTCCGCGACCTGCACCGGAAGTACGCGCGCCGCGATGTGCACGCCCTGCGCGGCGTGAGCTTCGACGTCGAGGCCGGTCAGCGGTTCGGCATCGTCGGCGAATCGGGCTCGGGGAAGTCGACGCTGGTGCGGCTGCTGGCCGCGCTGGACCGGCCGACGTCGGGCACGGTGTCGTTCCAGGGCCGGCGCATCGACGACCAGCCCGAACGCAAGCTGGGGTTCCTGCGCACCTCGCTGCAGATCGTGTTCCAGGACCCGATGGGTTCACTCGACCCGAGGATGCGCGTGCGCGACATCGTCTCCGAGCCGCTGGGCCACCGCGATCCCGAGCGCGTCGGGGAACTGCTGGCGGCCGTCGGCCTGCCGCCCGACGCCGCTTCGCGTTATCCGCACCAGTTCTCCGGCGGCCAGCGGCAGCGGATCTCCATCGCCCGCGCGCTCGCGCCGAACCCGAGCGTGCTCGTGGCCGACGAGCCGGTGAGCGCGCTCGACGTGTCCGTGCGCAAGCAGATCCTGGACCTGCTCGCTCGGCTGGTCGAGGAGTTCTCGCTGACACTGGTGTTCGTGTCGCACGACCTCGGGGTGGTGCGCCACGTGTGCGACCGCGTCGCCGTGATGCGGCGCGGCGAGATCGTCGAACTGGGTGACGTGGAGGAGGTCTACGGGACACCGCGGCACGAGTACACCCGGGAGTTGCTGGCGGCCGCGCCCAACCTCCGCGCCGAGCTGGCCCGGCTGAGCGGAGGGAGTGCGGAGGATGCCTGA
- a CDS encoding SDR family oxidoreductase, giving the protein MRVVIAGGHGQIALRLQKLLAERGDRPAGIVRNPAHEADLTAVGAETVVLDLEKSDVDAVAEVLRGADAAVFAAGAGPGSGEARKDTVDRGAAVLFAEAAERAGVRRFIQIGSMGADNPDAPGLDPVFAAYLRAKRASEEDLRARDLDWTILRPGPLTNDSGTGAVKIGDKTGRAEVPREDVAAVVLALLDAPATARRTLDLIAGNDPIDEAISAL; this is encoded by the coding sequence ATGCGAGTCGTCATTGCCGGTGGACACGGTCAGATCGCCCTGCGTCTCCAGAAGCTGCTCGCCGAACGCGGTGATCGGCCGGCGGGCATCGTGCGGAATCCCGCGCACGAGGCGGACCTGACGGCGGTCGGCGCGGAGACCGTGGTGCTCGATCTCGAAAAGTCCGATGTGGACGCGGTCGCCGAAGTACTCCGCGGCGCCGACGCGGCGGTGTTCGCTGCGGGCGCCGGTCCGGGCAGCGGCGAGGCCCGCAAGGACACGGTCGACCGCGGGGCCGCTGTGCTCTTCGCCGAAGCCGCCGAACGCGCGGGCGTCCGCCGGTTCATCCAGATCGGTTCGATGGGTGCCGACAACCCCGACGCCCCGGGTCTCGATCCCGTTTTCGCCGCGTACCTGCGGGCGAAGCGGGCGTCCGAGGAAGACCTGCGGGCCCGCGACCTCGACTGGACGATCCTGCGGCCCGGCCCGCTGACCAACGACTCCGGCACGGGCGCCGTCAAGATCGGCGACAAGACCGGCCGGGCCGAGGTGCCGCGCGAAGACGTCGCCGCCGTCGTGCTCGCACTGCTCGATGCGCCGGCCACCGCGCGCCGCACGCTCGACCTGATCGCGGGCAACGACCCGATCGACGAGGCGATCTCGGCGCTCTGA
- a CDS encoding D-arabinono-1,4-lactone oxidase — protein MTPWSNWAGTAKASPQRVHRPRSTAEVAAVVAGITSTGRRVRPWGSGHSFTAIAVADGDALDLTRWSGIERADLETHQVTVRAGTTIKQLNAELDALGLAMTNLGDIDAQTIAGAISTGTHGTGARFGGIATQITALQLVLADGSVVSCSADERPELFKAARVGLGALGVITTVTLQCEPSFVLSAQERPEPLEQVLEGFDEFTAENDHFEFYWFPYGKSALVKRNNRQPLGTPRRPLSKVRQFVDYELTENVAFGGLCRLGRAVPALVRPLGGFAAQVLSARDYSDLSHRVFVTHRGVRFVESEYAVPRESLLDVLAELRALVPRLENPVLFPVEVRVAAGDDIWLSTANGRDSAYLAIHQFVGMPYREYFDGFAAICAQVGGRPHWGKMHDLDSHALRTRYPHFDDFLRVRKECDPSGTFTNTHLDRVLGPA, from the coding sequence ATGACTCCGTGGAGCAACTGGGCCGGTACCGCCAAAGCCTCCCCGCAGCGGGTGCACCGGCCCCGCAGCACGGCCGAGGTCGCCGCCGTCGTCGCCGGCATCACTAGTACGGGACGCCGCGTACGGCCCTGGGGCAGCGGCCACTCCTTCACGGCCATCGCCGTCGCCGACGGCGACGCGCTCGACCTCACACGCTGGTCCGGCATCGAACGCGCCGACCTCGAAACGCACCAGGTGACCGTTCGCGCCGGCACCACGATCAAGCAGCTCAACGCCGAACTCGACGCGCTCGGGCTCGCCATGACGAATCTCGGCGACATCGACGCGCAGACCATCGCCGGCGCGATTTCGACCGGCACGCACGGCACCGGCGCACGCTTCGGCGGCATCGCCACCCAGATCACCGCGCTGCAGCTCGTGCTCGCCGACGGTTCCGTCGTCAGCTGCTCCGCCGACGAGCGGCCGGAGTTGTTCAAGGCCGCCCGCGTGGGCCTCGGCGCGCTCGGCGTGATCACGACCGTCACCCTGCAGTGCGAACCCTCGTTCGTGTTGTCCGCGCAGGAGCGTCCGGAGCCGCTGGAACAGGTGCTCGAGGGCTTCGACGAGTTCACGGCCGAGAACGACCACTTCGAGTTCTACTGGTTCCCCTACGGCAAGAGCGCGCTGGTCAAGCGCAACAACCGGCAGCCGCTCGGGACCCCGCGCCGGCCGCTGTCCAAGGTGCGCCAGTTCGTGGACTACGAGCTGACCGAAAACGTCGCGTTCGGCGGCCTCTGCCGCCTCGGGCGCGCGGTGCCGGCGCTCGTGCGGCCGCTCGGCGGGTTCGCCGCCCAGGTGCTCTCGGCCCGCGACTACAGCGACCTCTCACACCGCGTGTTCGTGACGCACCGCGGCGTGCGGTTCGTGGAATCCGAGTACGCCGTGCCCCGTGAGTCACTGCTCGACGTGCTCGCCGAACTGCGCGCGCTCGTGCCGCGGCTGGAAAACCCGGTGCTGTTCCCGGTCGAGGTGCGCGTGGCCGCCGGCGACGACATCTGGCTGTCCACGGCGAACGGCCGCGATTCGGCTTACCTCGCGATCCACCAGTTCGTCGGCATGCCCTACCGCGAGTACTTCGACGGCTTCGCGGCGATCTGCGCGCAGGTCGGTGGCCGTCCGCACTGGGGCAAGATGCACGACCTCGACTCGCACGCCCTGCGCACGCGCTACCCGCACTTCGACGACTTCCTGCGCGTGCGCAAGGAGTGCGACCCCAGCGGCACGTTCACCAACACCCACCTCGACCGGGTCCTGGGCCCTGCTTGA